A part of Cystobacter ferrugineus genomic DNA contains:
- a CDS encoding helix-turn-helix domain-containing protein, which translates to MQSRPVGELLRTWRQRRSLSQLDLALRAEVSARHVSFMETGRSKPSREMLLHLAEELDIPLRERNALLVAGGFAPVYSEGNLDEPALRVAREAVDLVLTGHEPYPALAVDRHWTLVAANRAVGLLLEGVSPELVRPPVNVLRLSLHPEGLAPRIINLVQWRGHVLSRLHHQVDVTADETLAALLEELRELPPPGGGTWPKGPAREPDIAGVVVPLRLTSRFGVLSFFSTTTVFGTPVDITLAELAIESFFPADRETAEVLRRVSVDASPGDA; encoded by the coding sequence ATGCAGAGCCGACCTGTGGGAGAGCTGCTGCGCACCTGGCGCCAGCGACGGAGTCTCAGCCAGTTGGACCTGGCCCTGCGCGCGGAGGTGTCCGCGCGGCACGTCAGCTTCATGGAGACGGGCCGCTCCAAGCCGAGCCGGGAGATGCTGCTCCACCTGGCGGAGGAACTCGACATTCCCCTGCGGGAGCGCAACGCGCTGCTCGTCGCCGGAGGCTTCGCCCCCGTCTATTCGGAGGGAAACCTGGACGAGCCGGCGCTCCGGGTCGCGCGAGAGGCGGTGGACCTGGTGCTCACGGGCCACGAGCCATACCCGGCCCTGGCCGTGGACCGGCATTGGACCCTGGTGGCCGCCAACCGCGCGGTGGGCCTGCTGCTGGAGGGCGTGTCTCCGGAGCTGGTGCGGCCCCCTGTCAACGTGCTGCGGCTGAGCCTGCACCCGGAGGGGCTCGCGCCGCGCATCATCAACCTTGTGCAGTGGCGCGGCCACGTGCTCTCCCGGCTCCACCACCAGGTGGACGTCACCGCCGACGAGACGCTCGCCGCGCTCCTCGAGGAACTTCGCGAGCTGCCCCCACCCGGAGGAGGCACCTGGCCGAAGGGGCCCGCCCGCGAGCCGGACATCGCGGGGGTCGTCGTCCCCCTCCGGCTCACCAGCCGCTTCGGGGTGTTGTCGTTCTTCAGCACGACGACGGTGTTCGGCACGCCCGTGGACATCACCCTGGCGGAGCTGGCCATCGAGTCCTTCTTCCCCGCGGACCGCGAGACGGCGGAGGTGCTGCGCCGCGTGTCCGTGGACGCGAGCCCCGGGGACGCGTGA